From a single Streptomyces rubradiris genomic region:
- a CDS encoding FAD-dependent monooxygenase, with translation MPNNEILICGAGIAGPALAYWLRRGGSRATIVERAPEPRPGGQTVDLRGAGRTVIERMGLMDRARAESVDQRGLALVDASGRTTARVPADSFGGEGIVSEIEILRGDLAHLLYEATLPDTEYLFDDTVTGIAQDADAVTVTFEKAAPRRFGLVVGADGPHSVVRALAFGPEQEFVHPLGLYTAWFTATDDLDLDGWYLMHNAPGGLVASARPGRLPGEIKVGLSFRSAPIAYDRRDVAAQQALVAQRFAGVGWETPRLLRAMRAAPDFFFDSMGQVRLDRWSRGRVALLGDAGYCATPLTGLGTSLALVGAYVLAGELAAAEGDHRIAFRRYDEVMRPYVSQAQQLPPGGASGFAPSGRLGIRLRDLSMRQMTRWPMRNLLAAQFAKAGDIALPEYGLAADIR, from the coding sequence ATGCCGAACAACGAGATACTCATCTGCGGTGCTGGCATCGCCGGGCCCGCGCTGGCGTACTGGCTACGCAGAGGAGGCTCCAGGGCCACAATCGTGGAACGCGCGCCGGAACCCCGGCCCGGCGGGCAGACCGTGGACCTGCGCGGCGCCGGCCGCACCGTGATCGAGCGGATGGGTCTGATGGACCGGGCCAGGGCGGAGAGCGTGGACCAACGCGGCCTCGCACTCGTCGACGCCTCCGGCCGGACCACCGCGCGGGTGCCCGCCGACAGTTTCGGCGGCGAGGGGATCGTCTCCGAGATCGAGATCCTCCGTGGCGATCTCGCCCACCTGCTGTACGAGGCCACTCTGCCGGACACGGAGTACCTGTTCGACGACACCGTCACGGGGATCGCCCAGGACGCGGACGCGGTCACCGTCACCTTCGAGAAAGCCGCGCCGCGCCGGTTCGGGCTGGTCGTCGGCGCGGACGGACCGCACTCCGTGGTACGAGCGCTGGCCTTCGGCCCGGAGCAGGAGTTCGTCCACCCGCTCGGCCTCTATACGGCCTGGTTCACCGCCACCGACGACCTGGACCTCGACGGCTGGTACCTGATGCACAACGCGCCCGGTGGACTGGTCGCCTCCGCACGGCCCGGCCGCCTCCCCGGCGAGATCAAGGTCGGCCTGAGCTTCCGATCGGCACCGATCGCCTACGACCGCCGCGACGTCGCCGCCCAGCAGGCACTCGTAGCCCAGCGCTTCGCCGGCGTCGGCTGGGAGACCCCACGCCTGCTGCGTGCCATGCGCGCTGCTCCGGACTTCTTCTTCGACTCCATGGGCCAGGTCCGCCTCGACCGCTGGTCGCGCGGCCGTGTGGCGCTGCTGGGCGACGCCGGATACTGCGCGACCCCGCTGACCGGCCTGGGGACCAGCCTGGCTCTGGTCGGTGCATACGTACTGGCCGGTGAACTCGCCGCTGCCGAGGGCGACCACCGTATCGCCTTCCGCCGATACGACGAGGTGATGCGCCCGTACGTGAGCCAGGCCCAGCAGCTCCCGCCGGGCGGCGCCTCGGGATTCGCGCCTTCGGGCCGACTCGGCATCCGTCTGCGGGACCTCTCCATGCGGCAGATGACCCGCTGGCCAATGCGGAACCTGCTCGCCGCACAGTTCGCCAAGGCTGGGGACATCGCGCTGCCGGAGTACGGTCTCGCCGCGGACATACGGTAA
- a CDS encoding TetR/AcrR family transcriptional regulator C-terminal domain-containing protein, which produces MGGQAVPRYSQIVAELRQQIEAGELAPGDRVPSTREITKQWGVAMATATKVLTELRREGMVRAVPGVGTVVAAPSRPVRAARPSAAARPGGPSDASSAQAALTLGRIVGAAVTVADTEGLAAVSMRRVAAELGVATMSLYRHVADKDDLLVRMMDTVIAEHPLPADPPAGWREAIELAARQLWGLFRRHPWLAPALSVTRPQMIPSALPYSEWMLATLHAHGLDLHSAFTAHLMLLNYARGIAVNLESEREAEAHSGLDSEEWMDTQEPALLAILATGRLPALSRLAAAGYDLDLNALFEFGLQRLLDGLASLLHESSAG; this is translated from the coding sequence GTGGGCGGACAGGCGGTACCGCGCTACAGTCAGATCGTCGCCGAACTACGGCAGCAGATCGAGGCGGGCGAACTGGCACCGGGCGATCGCGTGCCCTCGACCCGCGAGATCACCAAGCAGTGGGGCGTCGCGATGGCGACCGCGACCAAGGTGCTCACCGAGCTGCGCCGGGAGGGTATGGTCCGCGCCGTCCCCGGTGTCGGGACGGTTGTGGCGGCCCCGAGCCGCCCGGTGCGGGCGGCCCGGCCTTCTGCCGCCGCACGTCCGGGCGGCCCGTCTGATGCGTCCTCGGCCCAGGCGGCGCTCACGCTCGGACGGATCGTCGGTGCCGCCGTCACGGTCGCCGACACGGAGGGGCTGGCCGCGGTCTCGATGCGCCGGGTGGCCGCCGAGCTCGGGGTGGCGACCATGTCGCTGTACCGGCACGTGGCCGACAAGGACGACCTGCTGGTACGGATGATGGACACGGTCATCGCGGAGCACCCGCTGCCCGCCGACCCGCCGGCGGGCTGGCGGGAGGCGATCGAGCTGGCGGCCCGGCAGCTCTGGGGTCTGTTCCGCCGCCACCCGTGGCTCGCGCCGGCCCTGTCGGTGACTCGCCCCCAGATGATCCCGTCGGCGCTGCCGTACAGCGAGTGGATGCTTGCCACCCTGCACGCCCACGGACTCGACCTGCACTCCGCCTTCACCGCGCACCTCATGCTGCTCAATTACGCCCGTGGTATCGCCGTCAACCTGGAATCGGAGCGGGAAGCCGAGGCGCACAGCGGCCTCGACAGCGAGGAGTGGATGGACACCCAGGAGCCCGCGCTCCTGGCGATTCTGGCCACCGGCCGACTCCCCGCGCTGTCCCGCCTCGCCGCGGCCGGTTACGACCTCGACCTCAACGCCCTCTTCGAGTTCGGCCTCCAGCGCCTCCTCGACGGCCTTGCCTCACTCCTCCACGAGAGCTCCGCCGGCTGA
- a CDS encoding polynucleotide kinase-phosphatase — MTEAQHKARVLPVTDLSLVVLVGASGSGKSTFARRHFKPTEVISSDFCRGLVCDDENDQSATRDAFDVLRYIAGKRLAAGRRTVVDATSVQQDSRRQLIELARKHDVLPIAIVLDLPEEVCAERNAARADRADMPRRVIQRHIRELRRSLRHLEREGFRKVHVLRGAEEVEHATVVTEKRYNDLTHLTGPFDIIGDIHGCSSELEALLAKLGYADGVHPEGRTAVFVGDLVDRGPDSPGVLRRVMSMVNSGNALCVPGNHENKYGRHLKGRKVQHTHGLAETIAQMEGESEEFKAEVRRFLDGLVSHYVLDGGRLVVCHAGLPEKYHGRTSGRVRSHALYGDTTGETDEFGLPVRYPWAEDYRGRAAVVYGHTPVPEATWLNNTICLDTGAVFGGKLTALRWPERELVDVPAERVWYEPARPLRTDAPGGQDGRPLDLADVHGRRAVETRHAGRLAVREENAAAALEVMSRFAIDPRLLPYLPPTMAPTATSAIDGYLEHPQEAFAQYARDGVARVVCEEKHMGSRAVVLVCRDAETARRRFGVEGPTGSLYTRTGRPFFDDERMTEEILGRLRAAITDAGLWDELGTDWLLLDAELMPWSLKAGGLLRGQYAAVGAAAGAVFPGALAALEAAAGRGADVGALLDRQRERAADAAAFTAAYRRYCWPTEGLDGVRLAPFQLLAVQGRSLAALPHDEQLALIDRLVEYDGTGLLHTTRRLYVDTGDPESVRAGVDWWLEMTGRGGEGMVVKPLGALVRDADGRLVQPGVKCRGREYLRIIYGPEYTRPDNLARLRRRFLNHKRSLALREYALGLEALDRLADGEPLWRVHEAVFGVLALESEPVDPRL; from the coding sequence ATGACCGAGGCACAGCACAAGGCGCGGGTCCTGCCCGTCACCGACCTCTCCCTCGTGGTGCTCGTCGGCGCCTCCGGTTCCGGCAAGTCCACGTTCGCCCGACGGCACTTCAAGCCCACCGAGGTGATCTCCTCCGACTTCTGCCGCGGCCTGGTCTGTGACGACGAGAACGACCAGAGCGCGACCCGGGACGCCTTCGACGTCCTGCGCTACATCGCCGGCAAGCGGCTGGCCGCCGGCCGCCGCACCGTCGTGGACGCCACCAGCGTTCAGCAGGACAGCCGGCGGCAGTTGATCGAACTGGCGAGGAAGCACGACGTGCTGCCCATCGCCATCGTGCTGGACCTGCCGGAGGAGGTGTGCGCCGAGCGGAACGCGGCCCGCGCCGACCGGGCGGACATGCCGCGCCGGGTCATCCAGCGGCACATCCGCGAACTGCGTCGCTCGCTCAGGCACTTGGAGCGCGAGGGCTTCCGCAAGGTGCACGTGCTGCGCGGCGCCGAGGAGGTCGAGCACGCCACCGTCGTCACCGAGAAGCGCTACAACGACCTCACCCACCTCACCGGCCCGTTCGACATCATCGGCGACATCCACGGCTGCTCCTCCGAACTGGAGGCACTCCTGGCCAAACTGGGCTACGCCGACGGGGTGCACCCCGAGGGCCGTACCGCCGTGTTCGTCGGCGACCTGGTCGACCGCGGCCCGGACAGCCCCGGCGTGCTGCGCCGTGTGATGTCGATGGTGAACTCGGGCAACGCCCTGTGCGTCCCCGGCAACCACGAGAACAAGTACGGCCGTCACCTCAAGGGCCGCAAGGTCCAGCACACCCACGGGCTCGCCGAGACCATCGCGCAGATGGAGGGCGAGAGCGAGGAGTTCAAGGCCGAGGTCCGGCGGTTCCTGGACGGACTGGTCAGCCACTACGTCCTGGACGGCGGTCGGCTGGTGGTCTGCCACGCCGGTCTGCCCGAGAAGTACCACGGCCGCACCTCCGGCCGGGTCCGCTCGCACGCCCTGTACGGCGACACCACCGGCGAGACCGACGAGTTCGGGCTGCCGGTGCGCTACCCGTGGGCGGAGGACTACCGCGGCCGGGCCGCCGTGGTCTACGGCCACACACCCGTGCCCGAGGCGACCTGGCTGAACAACACCATCTGCCTGGACACCGGCGCCGTCTTCGGCGGCAAGCTCACCGCGCTGCGCTGGCCGGAGCGCGAGCTGGTCGACGTACCGGCCGAGCGGGTCTGGTACGAGCCGGCCCGGCCGCTGCGCACCGACGCGCCCGGCGGGCAGGACGGCCGCCCGCTGGACCTGGCGGACGTGCACGGCCGGCGGGCCGTGGAGACCCGGCACGCGGGCCGGCTGGCCGTCCGCGAGGAGAACGCGGCGGCGGCCCTGGAGGTCATGAGCCGCTTCGCGATCGACCCGCGCCTGCTGCCGTACCTCCCGCCGACCATGGCACCGACGGCCACCTCGGCGATCGACGGCTACCTGGAGCATCCGCAGGAGGCGTTCGCGCAGTACGCGCGGGACGGGGTCGCGCGGGTGGTGTGCGAGGAGAAGCACATGGGCTCCCGGGCGGTGGTCCTGGTGTGCCGGGACGCGGAGACGGCACGGCGGCGGTTCGGCGTGGAAGGACCCACCGGGTCCCTCTACACCCGTACCGGACGGCCGTTCTTCGACGACGAGCGGATGACCGAGGAGATCCTCGGTAGGCTGCGCGCGGCAATCACCGACGCCGGACTGTGGGACGAACTGGGCACGGACTGGCTGCTGCTGGACGCGGAGCTGATGCCGTGGTCGCTGAAGGCCGGCGGGTTGCTGCGCGGCCAGTACGCGGCCGTGGGCGCCGCCGCCGGAGCGGTGTTCCCGGGCGCGCTCGCCGCCCTGGAGGCGGCGGCCGGGCGCGGTGCGGACGTGGGCGCGCTGCTCGACCGGCAGCGGGAACGCGCCGCCGACGCCGCCGCGTTCACCGCCGCCTACCGCCGCTACTGCTGGCCCACCGAGGGCCTGGACGGGGTCCGGCTGGCCCCCTTCCAGCTGCTCGCGGTCCAGGGCCGCAGCCTCGCCGCACTGCCGCACGACGAGCAACTGGCCCTCATCGACCGGCTGGTGGAGTACGACGGCACCGGCCTGCTGCACACCACCCGGCGGCTGTACGTCGACACCGGCGACCCGGAGTCGGTGCGCGCGGGCGTGGACTGGTGGCTGGAGATGACCGGCCGGGGCGGCGAGGGCATGGTCGTCAAGCCGCTCGGCGCGCTGGTGCGCGACGCGGACGGACGGCTGGTGCAGCCCGGCGTCAAGTGCCGCGGCCGGGAGTACCTGCGGATCATCTACGGCCCGGAGTACACCCGCCCCGACAACCTCGCCCGGCTGCGTCGGCGCTTCCTGAACCACAAACGGTCGCTGGCCCTGCGCGAGTACGCCCTCGGCCTGGAGGCCCTGGACCGGCTGGCCGACGGCGAGCCGCTGTGGCGGGTGCACGAGGCGGTGTTCGGGGTGCTGGCACTGGAGTCGGAGCCGGTGGACCCACGGCTGTAG
- a CDS encoding 3' terminal RNA ribose 2'-O-methyltransferase Hen1, translating to MFVTISTTGTAARPATDLGYLLHKHPDKAQAFSTSYGTAHVFYPEADAERCTAALLLEVDPVALVRRGRGKGRGGAPDAALAQYVNDRPYAASSLLAVALGNVFSSALRGVCDARPERAATPLPLRVEVPALPARGGPDLVRRLFAPLGWSVTADPVPLDTTFPEWGDSRYVRLRLESERLTLAEALRHLYVLLPVLDDAKHYWVSADEVDKLLRVGEGWLAGHPEQQLITSRYLSRRWSLTRQARERLELVRLAETDDSDVEDIDNAVADEPGAEDIGNVVVDEPGAERIGDVVADEPGTERIGNAAADKTGSEAGAGAEAKPTPLAVLRREAVLAALGASGAARVLDLGCGEGQLVQALLKDARFTEIVGVDVSQRALTVASRRLKLDRMGERQAARVRLVQGSLVYTDQRLRGYDAAVLSEVVEHVDPPRLPALEYAVFGHARPRTVVVTTPNAEYNVRWESLPAGHVRHRDHRFEWTREEFRTWAAAVAERYGYETAFTPVGPDDPEVGPPTQMATFTITTEREAKAA from the coding sequence ATGTTCGTGACGATCTCGACCACCGGTACGGCCGCGCGGCCCGCCACCGACCTGGGGTACCTGCTGCACAAGCACCCCGACAAGGCGCAGGCGTTCTCCACCTCGTACGGCACGGCCCATGTGTTCTACCCCGAGGCGGACGCCGAACGCTGCACGGCCGCGCTGCTGCTGGAGGTCGATCCGGTCGCGCTGGTCCGGCGCGGCCGGGGCAAGGGCCGTGGCGGCGCACCCGACGCGGCCCTCGCCCAGTACGTCAACGACCGCCCGTACGCCGCCTCTTCGCTGCTGGCCGTCGCGCTGGGCAACGTCTTCTCCAGCGCCCTGCGCGGGGTGTGCGATGCCCGGCCGGAGCGGGCCGCCACCCCGCTGCCGCTGCGCGTCGAAGTCCCCGCGCTGCCCGCCCGCGGCGGCCCCGACCTCGTACGACGGCTCTTCGCGCCGCTCGGCTGGTCGGTCACCGCCGACCCGGTCCCGCTCGACACCACGTTCCCGGAATGGGGCGATTCGCGGTACGTCCGGCTGCGGCTGGAGTCCGAACGGCTCACCCTCGCCGAGGCGTTGCGCCACCTGTACGTCCTGCTGCCGGTGCTGGACGACGCCAAGCACTACTGGGTCTCCGCCGACGAGGTCGACAAGCTGCTGCGGGTCGGCGAGGGCTGGCTGGCCGGGCACCCGGAGCAGCAGCTGATCACCAGCCGTTACCTCTCGCGCCGCTGGTCGCTGACCCGCCAGGCACGGGAGCGGCTGGAGCTGGTGCGGCTCGCGGAGACCGACGACAGCGACGTCGAGGACATCGACAACGCGGTCGCGGACGAGCCCGGGGCGGAGGACATCGGCAACGTGGTCGTGGACGAGCCTGGGGCCGAGCGCATCGGCGACGTGGTCGCGGACGAGCCCGGAACCGAGCGCATCGGCAACGCGGCCGCCGACAAAACCGGGTCCGAGGCCGGGGCCGGGGCCGAGGCGAAGCCGACCCCGCTCGCCGTGCTCCGGCGGGAGGCCGTCCTCGCCGCGCTGGGCGCCTCCGGCGCCGCCCGCGTGCTCGATCTCGGCTGCGGCGAGGGCCAGTTGGTGCAGGCACTGCTCAAGGACGCCCGGTTCACCGAGATCGTCGGCGTCGACGTCTCGCAGCGCGCCCTGACCGTCGCCTCCCGCCGGCTGAAGCTGGACCGCATGGGCGAACGGCAGGCCGCGCGCGTCAGGCTCGTCCAGGGCTCCCTCGTCTACACCGACCAGCGGCTGCGGGGCTACGACGCCGCCGTGCTCAGCGAGGTCGTCGAGCACGTCGACCCGCCCCGGCTGCCCGCCCTGGAGTACGCCGTGTTCGGGCACGCGCGCCCCCGCACGGTCGTCGTGACCACCCCGAACGCCGAGTACAACGTCCGCTGGGAGAGCCTGCCCGCCGGCCACGTCCGGCACCGTGACCACCGCTTCGAGTGGACCCGCGAGGAGTTCCGCACCTGGGCGGCGGCCGTGGCCGAACGCTACGGCTACGAAACCGCGTTCACGCCCGTCGGCCCGGACGACCCCGAGGTGGGCCCACCCACCCAGATGGCGACATTCACGATCACGACCGAGAGGGAGGCGAAGGCGGCATGA
- a CDS encoding D-alanyl-D-alanine carboxypeptidase family protein — protein sequence MTIDQEVAGSGAGQAARARRSAAVAVTAGAVLGAGVLASAPAQAVQAAQAAPTASAARAAAAAPQVSAQGAYAMNPANGKQLFGKAPDARLRTGSTTKIMTALVVLSQRNVDLGKKVKIKKEYTDYVIDPASHTQRYSSASLLLGDSMSVGDLLYGLMLPSGCDAAYALADTYGTGSTTAQRTKSFIGKMNSKARELGLNNTHFDSFDGVSNGKNYSSPRDLAKLAGAALKNKTFKKVVGTKVYDGMKSYRPGGGTHAMQPWKNSNTLLSSYRGAFGVKTGSGPEAKYCLVFAATRGSKTVVGTVLAASSADQRFKDAAKILDYGFTR from the coding sequence ATGACCATCGACCAGGAAGTTGCGGGTAGCGGAGCCGGGCAGGCGGCCCGGGCCCGCAGAAGCGCCGCCGTCGCGGTGACGGCCGGTGCGGTACTGGGTGCGGGAGTCCTCGCGTCCGCGCCGGCCCAGGCGGTGCAGGCCGCGCAGGCGGCACCGACGGCATCCGCGGCCCGCGCCGCCGCGGCGGCCCCGCAGGTGTCGGCGCAGGGCGCCTACGCCATGAACCCGGCCAACGGCAAGCAGCTGTTCGGCAAGGCGCCGGACGCCCGGCTGCGGACCGGGTCCACCACGAAGATCATGACGGCGCTCGTGGTGCTGTCGCAGCGGAACGTGGATCTCGGGAAGAAGGTGAAGATCAAGAAGGAGTACACCGACTATGTCATCGACCCGGCGTCGCACACCCAGCGCTACTCCAGCGCGAGCCTGCTCCTCGGTGACTCGATGTCGGTGGGTGACCTGCTGTACGGCCTGATGCTGCCGTCGGGCTGCGACGCGGCCTACGCGCTGGCGGACACCTACGGCACGGGCTCCACGACGGCCCAGCGGACCAAGTCGTTCATCGGCAAGATGAACAGCAAGGCGCGCGAACTGGGCCTGAACAACACCCACTTCGACTCCTTCGACGGGGTGTCCAACGGCAAGAACTACTCCTCGCCACGCGATCTGGCCAAGCTGGCCGGGGCCGCGCTGAAGAACAAGACGTTCAAGAAGGTCGTCGGCACCAAGGTCTACGACGGCATGAAGTCGTACCGGCCCGGCGGCGGAACGCACGCCATGCAACCCTGGAAGAACTCCAACACGCTCCTCAGCTCCTACCGGGGCGCGTTCGGCGTGAAGACGGGTTCCGGGCCGGAGGCGAAATACTGCCTGGTCTTCGCGGCCACGCGCGGTTCCAAGACGGTCGTGGGCACGGTCCTCGCGGCGAGCTCGGCGGACCAGCGGTTCAAGGACGCGGCGAAGATCCTGGACTACGGCTTCACGCGCTGA